A DNA window from Chryseobacterium sp. MEBOG06 contains the following coding sequences:
- a CDS encoding phosphoheptose isomerase — protein sequence MSTEKKEIFDRIENRLQEQGFTIASKDDTRPWGGFFVIDENQAQDFANQYFDGIDVENLRIGGKLSPKILIVAPEARLSWQYHHRRAEIWQVVEGTVGIKRSNTDEEGEVGEYKPKDQVKLQQGERHRLIGLAGWGIVAEIWQHTDASNPSDEDDIVRVQDDFGR from the coding sequence ATGAGTACAGAAAAGAAAGAAATATTCGACAGAATTGAAAATAGGCTGCAGGAGCAGGGTTTTACAATCGCATCTAAAGATGATACAAGACCGTGGGGTGGTTTTTTTGTGATTGATGAAAACCAGGCACAGGATTTTGCCAACCAATATTTTGATGGGATTGATGTGGAGAATCTGAGAATAGGAGGGAAGTTGAGTCCGAAAATTCTTATCGTAGCTCCGGAAGCAAGATTAAGCTGGCAGTATCACCACAGAAGAGCAGAAATCTGGCAGGTAGTGGAAGGAACTGTAGGGATCAAAAGAAGCAATACAGATGAAGAAGGCGAAGTTGGAGAATATAAGCCGAAAGATCAGGTGAAACTTCAGCAAGGAGAAAGACACAGATTAATAGGTCTTGCAGGGTGGGGAATTGTAGCAGAGATCTGGCAGCACACCGATGCGTCTAACCCTTCGGATGAAGATGATATCGTAAGAGTACAGGATGACTTTGGAAGATAA
- a CDS encoding TonB-dependent receptor domain-containing protein yields the protein MKLHISRLILGALFLFTQFISAQTLSKNQFKVKGNCEMCKTRIESAAKNAGAKTAVYSIDLQTLTIETDKVSTDDILKKVAEAGHDNEKFKASDKTYEGLPGCCHYNRDLQESAQTETHHHEHQMNAKKENEFYVRGNCASCKARIEKAAKGAGADAAEWNAEKQTVVLNFDPSKTSSDKILRAIADAGHDNEKYKASDAVYNGLPGCCLYDRDFTFGEANPKVHYEEGTQHEDHKEHQTLSAKEDHKKNEKSIDGVVVTGSKAATALSKKEAGLVFNIDKKELLKAACCNLSESFETNATVDVSFSNAVTGTKQLKMLGLDQKYTSLTKEQLPEIRGLASAYGLNFIPGRWIESIQLTKGGSTVTNGYESITGQINTELLKNAKEPETSLNLFSDFNGRAEINITNVAPINDKWSHTFLLHGNGTFGNTDMNHDGFLDRPKGTQINAAYLLNYNDLEKSGFGSHFGINFIRDERTAGQVDFNKKLPQDDQTAYGVGIDISRFQVWNKTGYVFKGKPYQSIGWMNQYVYHQQDSFFGWRNYAGQQHTYYSNLIFESIIGNTNNKYKVGASFLYDGYKETYLTDDLRRNEIVPGIFAEYTLTGLKYTLVAGSRVDFHNLAGTQFTPRVNFKYDFTPQTILRLSAGRGFRTANVFAESQQYFASNRTITILPNNGNIYGLKPEIAWNYGASLQQEFKLFGRKSSIIADFFRTDFQDQVLVDLDKSPQQLTFYNLEGKSFANSFQTQWDFMPVKNLEVRLAYKYYDVQADYIGGRREVPFMAKHRGFVNLAYSTNKNDKGGFWSFDTTLNWVGKQRLPDTSSNPQEFQLPAYSESYAILNAQISRNFNKKIRAYLGGENLTSYYQKNAIVDFKRPFSNYFDGGMVYAPIMKANFYVGLDVTF from the coding sequence ATGAAATTACATATTTCCAGGTTGATACTTGGTGCATTATTCCTATTTACACAATTTATCTCTGCTCAAACACTTTCAAAAAACCAGTTCAAGGTAAAAGGGAACTGTGAAATGTGCAAAACAAGAATTGAAAGTGCCGCAAAAAATGCAGGCGCAAAAACAGCAGTTTACTCTATTGATCTTCAGACGTTAACCATAGAAACGGATAAGGTTTCTACTGATGATATTTTGAAGAAAGTAGCTGAAGCCGGGCATGATAATGAAAAATTTAAAGCCTCTGATAAAACCTATGAAGGTCTTCCGGGATGCTGCCATTACAATAGAGACCTACAAGAGTCTGCTCAGACAGAAACTCACCACCATGAGCATCAAATGAATGCGAAAAAAGAGAATGAGTTCTATGTAAGAGGAAACTGTGCTTCATGCAAAGCCAGAATAGAAAAGGCAGCAAAAGGAGCTGGTGCAGATGCAGCAGAATGGAATGCAGAGAAACAAACTGTTGTGTTGAATTTTGACCCGTCAAAAACTTCATCAGATAAAATTTTACGAGCTATCGCTGATGCAGGACACGACAATGAAAAATACAAAGCCTCTGACGCAGTGTATAACGGACTTCCGGGATGTTGCCTGTACGACAGAGACTTTACTTTTGGAGAAGCTAATCCAAAGGTTCATTATGAGGAAGGAACGCAACATGAAGACCACAAAGAGCATCAGACACTATCAGCTAAAGAAGATCACAAAAAGAATGAAAAAAGCATTGATGGTGTAGTAGTGACAGGTTCTAAAGCGGCAACAGCTTTAAGCAAGAAAGAAGCAGGACTTGTTTTTAATATTGATAAAAAAGAACTGCTAAAAGCGGCTTGTTGTAACCTTTCTGAAAGTTTTGAAACAAATGCAACAGTAGATGTTTCTTTCAGTAACGCTGTTACAGGGACTAAGCAGTTAAAAATGCTTGGTTTAGATCAAAAATACACGAGTTTAACCAAGGAACAGCTTCCTGAAATCAGAGGACTGGCTTCTGCATATGGTTTAAACTTTATTCCTGGAAGATGGATTGAAAGTATTCAGCTGACAAAGGGAGGAAGTACGGTAACGAATGGTTATGAAAGTATTACAGGACAGATTAACACGGAGCTTTTGAAAAATGCAAAAGAACCTGAGACTTCTCTGAACCTTTTTTCTGATTTTAACGGAAGAGCAGAAATCAATATTACCAACGTTGCCCCCATCAATGATAAATGGTCTCATACTTTTCTGCTGCACGGGAACGGAACTTTCGGTAATACGGATATGAATCATGATGGTTTTCTGGACAGACCGAAAGGAACCCAGATCAATGCAGCATATTTACTTAATTATAATGATCTTGAAAAATCAGGGTTCGGATCTCACTTTGGAATAAATTTTATCAGAGATGAAAGAACTGCGGGGCAGGTTGATTTTAATAAAAAACTGCCTCAGGATGATCAGACCGCTTATGGTGTAGGGATTGATATTTCAAGATTCCAGGTTTGGAATAAAACAGGCTATGTTTTTAAAGGAAAACCTTACCAGAGTATCGGATGGATGAACCAGTATGTCTACCACCAGCAGGACAGCTTTTTCGGATGGAGAAATTATGCGGGACAACAGCATACTTATTATTCCAATTTAATATTCGAAAGCATCATCGGAAATACCAACAACAAGTATAAAGTTGGTGCAAGTTTTTTATATGATGGTTATAAGGAAACTTATTTAACGGATGATCTGAGAAGGAATGAAATTGTGCCGGGTATTTTTGCGGAATATACTTTAACAGGGTTAAAATACACCTTGGTAGCAGGTTCCAGAGTAGATTTCCATAATCTGGCAGGAACTCAGTTTACACCGAGAGTTAATTTTAAATATGACTTCACACCTCAGACGATTTTAAGACTATCTGCGGGAAGAGGATTCAGAACGGCGAATGTATTTGCAGAAAGCCAGCAGTATTTTGCTTCCAACAGAACGATTACTATTTTACCGAACAATGGAAACATCTATGGATTAAAGCCAGAAATCGCATGGAACTACGGTGCAAGTTTACAGCAGGAATTTAAGCTGTTTGGAAGAAAATCCAGTATTATTGCAGACTTCTTCAGAACAGATTTCCAGGATCAGGTTTTAGTGGATCTGGACAAATCTCCACAACAGTTGACTTTTTACAATCTTGAAGGAAAATCATTTGCCAATTCATTTCAGACGCAATGGGATTTTATGCCTGTGAAAAACCTTGAAGTAAGGTTAGCTTATAAATATTATGATGTACAGGCTGATTATATCGGTGGAAGGAGAGAAGTTCCTTTCATGGCCAAGCACAGAGGTTTCGTTAATCTAGCCTATTCAACCAATAAAAATGATAAAGGCGGATTCTGGAGTTTTGATACTACTTTAAACTGGGTGGGCAAGCAAAGACTTCCTGATACGTCAAGCAACCCTCAGGAGTTTCAGCTTCCGGCATATTCTGAATCTTATGCCATTCTGAATGCACAGATCTCAAGAAACTTCAACAAAAAGATCAGAGCTTATCTGGGTGGAGAAAACCTGACTTCTTACTATCAGAAGAATGCGATTGTAGATTTTAAAAGACCTTTCAGCAATTATTTTGATGGCGGAATGGTATATGCTCCGATTATGAAAGCGAATTTCTATGTGGGTCTTGATGTGACTTTTTAA
- the tgt gene encoding tRNA guanosine(34) transglycosylase Tgt, whose product MKFFNIEKTSEGKARAGEITTDHGKIQTPIFMPVGTVASVKTVHQRELKEDIKAQIILGNTYHLYLRPGMETMEAAGGLHKFMNWDLPILTDSGGFQVFSLASNRKMTEEGARFKSHIDGSYHMFSPERSMEIQRQIGADIFMAFDECTPYPCEYNQAKSSMELTHRWLKRCIDWTNENPELYGYKQRLFPIVQGSTYSDLRKISAEVISEAGAEGNAIGGLSVGEPEEEMYRITDEVTDILPKEKPRYLMGVGTPWNILESIGLGIDMMDCVMPTRNARNAMLFTWQGVMNLKNEKWKRDFSPLDEFGTSFVDREYSKAYLRHLFVSKEYLAKQIASIHNLAFYLDLVKVAREHILAGDFYEWKNSVIPVLRQRL is encoded by the coding sequence ATGAAATTTTTTAATATAGAAAAAACCTCTGAGGGAAAAGCAAGAGCAGGGGAGATTACCACAGATCACGGGAAGATTCAAACTCCTATTTTTATGCCTGTGGGAACTGTAGCCAGTGTGAAAACAGTTCATCAGAGAGAATTAAAAGAAGACATTAAAGCTCAGATTATTCTGGGAAATACCTATCACCTTTACCTTCGTCCCGGTATGGAAACGATGGAGGCTGCAGGTGGATTACATAAATTCATGAACTGGGATCTTCCGATTCTTACCGATTCCGGAGGTTTTCAGGTTTTTTCATTGGCAAGCAACAGAAAAATGACCGAAGAAGGTGCGAGATTCAAATCTCATATCGATGGAAGTTATCATATGTTTTCTCCGGAAAGATCAATGGAGATCCAAAGACAGATCGGAGCCGATATTTTCATGGCCTTTGATGAATGTACACCATATCCGTGTGAATATAATCAGGCAAAATCATCGATGGAGCTTACCCACCGATGGCTGAAAAGATGTATCGACTGGACGAATGAAAATCCTGAACTTTACGGCTACAAGCAAAGACTTTTCCCAATTGTTCAGGGATCAACATATTCTGATTTAAGAAAAATTTCTGCAGAAGTAATTTCTGAAGCTGGTGCTGAAGGAAATGCTATCGGAGGACTTTCCGTTGGAGAGCCTGAGGAAGAAATGTACAGAATCACTGATGAAGTGACAGATATTCTTCCAAAAGAGAAACCAAGATACCTGATGGGAGTTGGTACTCCATGGAATATTTTAGAATCCATCGGTTTAGGAATCGATATGATGGATTGTGTAATGCCGACAAGAAATGCAAGAAATGCAATGCTTTTCACATGGCAGGGGGTGATGAACCTTAAAAATGAAAAATGGAAGCGCGACTTTTCGCCTCTGGACGAATTTGGAACCAGCTTCGTAGACCGTGAATATTCAAAAGCATATCTTCGCCACTTATTTGTATCAAAAGAATACCTGGCAAAGCAGATTGCTTCAATCCATAACCTTGCATTTTATCTTGATTTGGTAAAAGTTGCAAGAGAACACATTCTTGCAGGAGACTTCTATGAGTGGAAAAATTCTGTAATACCAGTTCTTAGACAAAGACTTTAA
- a CDS encoding response regulator transcription factor has product MSNRILLVEDDQSFGAVLKDYLTINNFEVTLATDGEQGLKEFTENEFDICIFDVMMPKKDGFSLAEDVKKIDKNTPIIFLTARNMREDILKGYQLGADDYITKPFDTELLLYKIKAILQRSSTLENEEQEQFKISNIFFDSMLRQLKVGDKEYKLSPKENELLKLLCIHRNDFMPRDLALRKIWKKENYFTARSMDVYIAKLRKLLKDDEGLEIINVHGEGFRLLVKN; this is encoded by the coding sequence ATGAGCAACAGAATATTATTAGTAGAGGACGATCAGAGTTTCGGGGCGGTGCTTAAAGATTATTTGACAATCAATAATTTTGAAGTAACTCTTGCCACTGATGGAGAGCAGGGACTTAAAGAATTCACAGAAAATGAATTTGACATCTGCATTTTTGACGTAATGATGCCTAAAAAAGATGGGTTTTCATTGGCTGAAGACGTAAAAAAGATTGACAAAAATACACCAATTATATTCCTTACCGCAAGAAATATGAGGGAGGATATTTTGAAAGGATATCAACTGGGTGCTGATGATTATATCACAAAGCCTTTTGATACTGAACTTCTTTTATACAAGATCAAAGCTATTCTTCAAAGAAGCTCGACACTGGAAAATGAAGAACAGGAACAGTTTAAGATCAGCAATATTTTCTTTGACTCTATGCTGAGACAACTGAAAGTAGGTGATAAAGAATATAAACTGTCTCCGAAGGAAAATGAGCTGCTAAAACTTCTTTGCATCCACAGAAACGACTTTATGCCAAGAGATCTTGCCTTGAGAAAGATCTGGAAAAAAGAAAATTACTTTACCGCTAGAAGTATGGACGTTTATATTGCTAAGCTTCGTAAATTATTAAAAGATGACGAAGGGTTGGAAATTATCAACGTTCACGGAGAAGGATTTAGACTTTTGGTAAAAAATTAA
- a CDS encoding DUF4296 domain-containing protein, whose translation MKKLIFIFVLLGLVSCSDYIDKPKNLIDEGTMADIMADLAINDQAIFMYQDKNMEAGTRAVLTSHHVKSEDFIESFKYYVIKEKMEGIANDAQEILLKKDPKADKYVKDKIKQNGSMPTMVR comes from the coding sequence ATGAAAAAACTGATCTTCATTTTCGTTTTGCTGGGACTGGTTTCATGCAGTGATTATATTGATAAGCCTAAAAATCTGATCGATGAAGGGACCATGGCTGATATTATGGCAGATCTTGCGATCAATGATCAGGCAATCTTTATGTATCAGGACAAAAATATGGAAGCTGGGACAAGAGCGGTTCTTACATCTCATCATGTGAAATCTGAAGACTTTATAGAAAGCTTTAAATATTACGTGATTAAAGAAAAAATGGAAGGGATCGCCAACGATGCACAGGAAATATTATTGAAGAAAGATCCCAAAGCAGATAAATACGTAAAGGATAAAATAAAACAGAATGGAAGTATGCCAACTATGGTAAGGTAA
- a CDS encoding uroporphyrinogen-III synthase — MRIKSILVSQPAPSESSPYLDIAKKEKIKIDFRPFIHVEGVDNKELRTQKIDLTQYTGIIFTSKNAIDHYFRLAEELRFAVPDTMRYICQSEAIANYLQKHIVYRKRKISFGEKNFSDLLPLFKKFPSEKYLLPSSDVLSPDIVKTLDSSNVEWTRAIMYRTVCSDLTDINIQDYDMLIFFSPQGIKSLQQNFPDFKQDETKIGVFGNTTLAAAEEAGLKVDLMAPTKETPSMTMALEKFIKALHK, encoded by the coding sequence ATGAGAATAAAGTCTATATTGGTTTCTCAACCAGCGCCTAGTGAGTCTTCTCCATATTTGGATATAGCGAAGAAGGAAAAAATAAAGATTGATTTCCGTCCATTTATCCACGTCGAAGGAGTTGACAATAAAGAACTTAGAACACAGAAGATTGATCTAACGCAGTACACAGGTATTATTTTTACCAGCAAGAATGCAATAGACCATTACTTCAGACTTGCAGAGGAACTTCGTTTTGCTGTTCCTGATACGATGAGATATATCTGCCAGTCGGAAGCAATTGCCAACTATCTTCAAAAGCATATTGTCTACAGAAAAAGAAAAATCAGTTTTGGGGAGAAAAACTTCTCGGATCTGCTGCCTCTTTTCAAAAAATTCCCAAGTGAAAAATATCTGTTGCCATCTTCAGATGTTTTAAGCCCGGATATTGTAAAAACTCTGGATTCTTCGAATGTAGAATGGACAAGAGCAATCATGTACCGTACTGTATGCAGTGATCTGACAGATATCAACATTCAGGATTATGATATGCTGATTTTCTTCAGCCCGCAAGGAATCAAGTCTCTACAACAAAACTTCCCAGACTTCAAACAGGATGAAACAAAGATCGGTGTTTTCGGAAACACAACTTTGGCTGCTGCTGAGGAAGCTGGATTAAAAGTAGACTTAATGGCTCCTACGAAGGAAACACCTTCCATGACAATGGCTCTTGAAAAGTTTATTAAAGCACTTCATAAATAG
- a CDS encoding S9 family peptidase has product MKAPQAKKIEKILETHGDRRIDNYFWLNERENPEVIKYLEEENAYEEFIMKDTETLQENLFEEMKARYKKDDESLPYIFNEYWYIVRYEEGKEYPIFCRKYKSLDNQEEIVLDVNILAEGEEFFEVGSVAVSPNNELTSFSSDNVGRRIYTLNFKNLKTGEILPDTIPNTTGKAVWANDNKHVFYIRKDKNLRAFQVYRHLLGTDSSEDILIFHEEDETFDVNVFKTKSLQYIFIASSSTISDEHRFIPSNNVFTDWTIIQPRIDDLEYSVEHYEDEFYIITNADDATNFKIVKTKIANCGMENWVDVIPHRAEVLLEGFEIFRDYLVLEEREKGLLQIKIIDEKTQDSYYLPFSDPTYTCYIGVNLEFDTEVLRYGYTSLTQPSSTYEYNMKEKTTKLLKQQEVLGGNFFPENYISERIWADSRDGETKIPISLVYHKDTKKTADTPLLLYGYGSYGHTVDASFSNVRLSILDRGFIYAIAHIRGGEYLGREWYEDGKMLYKKNTFFDFIDAGKYLIKENYTSSRHIYAMGGSAGGLLVGAVVNYEPQLFHGIVAQVPFVDVVTTMLDDTIPLTTGEYDEWGNPNDKEYYHYMKEYSPYDNVEAKEYPHMLITTGFHDSQVQYWEPAKWTAKLREVKTDDNILVFKTDMSSGHGGASGRFESLKEDALEFAFLLKLENQKE; this is encoded by the coding sequence ATGAAAGCCCCACAAGCAAAAAAAATAGAAAAAATATTAGAAACCCACGGCGACAGAAGAATTGACAATTACTTTTGGCTCAATGAAAGAGAAAACCCTGAAGTCATCAAATATCTTGAAGAAGAAAATGCTTACGAAGAATTCATCATGAAAGACACAGAAACTCTTCAGGAAAATCTTTTTGAGGAGATGAAGGCCCGCTATAAAAAAGATGACGAATCACTTCCTTACATCTTTAATGAATACTGGTACATCGTAAGATATGAAGAGGGTAAAGAATATCCAATCTTCTGCAGAAAGTATAAAAGCCTGGACAATCAGGAAGAAATTGTTCTTGATGTGAATATCTTAGCCGAGGGAGAGGAGTTCTTTGAAGTAGGAAGTGTGGCTGTAAGCCCTAATAATGAGCTGACGTCTTTTTCTTCAGATAATGTAGGAAGAAGAATTTACACGTTAAACTTTAAAAACTTAAAGACCGGAGAAATTCTTCCTGACACGATTCCGAACACTACAGGAAAAGCTGTATGGGCTAACGATAACAAGCATGTTTTCTATATCAGAAAAGATAAAAACCTTCGTGCATTCCAGGTATACAGACACCTACTGGGGACGGATTCATCTGAAGATATTCTTATTTTCCATGAAGAAGACGAGACTTTTGATGTCAACGTATTCAAAACAAAATCTTTACAGTATATTTTCATCGCAAGTTCAAGTACTATTTCTGATGAGCACCGCTTCATCCCTTCAAATAATGTATTCACAGACTGGACTATTATCCAGCCAAGAATAGATGATCTTGAATATTCTGTTGAACATTACGAGGATGAATTTTACATCATTACAAATGCCGATGATGCTACAAATTTTAAAATTGTAAAAACAAAGATCGCCAACTGCGGTATGGAAAACTGGGTAGATGTTATCCCTCACCGTGCCGAGGTTTTGCTGGAAGGTTTTGAAATTTTCAGAGATTATCTGGTTCTTGAAGAAAGAGAAAAAGGACTTCTTCAGATCAAAATCATTGATGAAAAAACACAGGACTCATATTACCTGCCATTCTCCGATCCTACCTATACCTGCTATATTGGGGTCAATCTTGAATTTGACACAGAAGTTTTACGTTATGGCTATACATCATTGACACAGCCAAGCTCAACTTACGAGTACAACATGAAGGAAAAAACGACAAAGCTCCTGAAACAGCAGGAAGTTTTGGGCGGAAACTTCTTCCCGGAAAACTATATTTCTGAAAGAATTTGGGCAGACTCCAGAGACGGAGAGACTAAAATCCCTATTTCTTTGGTATACCACAAAGACACCAAAAAAACCGCCGATACCCCACTCCTATTATATGGATATGGAAGTTACGGCCATACCGTAGATGCCAGTTTTTCCAATGTAAGATTGTCTATTCTGGACAGAGGATTTATCTACGCTATCGCCCACATACGCGGAGGAGAGTACCTGGGTAGAGAGTGGTATGAAGATGGAAAAATGCTTTATAAGAAAAATACATTCTTTGATTTCATTGATGCAGGAAAATACCTGATAAAGGAAAATTACACTTCGTCCAGACATATATACGCCATGGGCGGAAGTGCAGGAGGACTTTTGGTAGGAGCTGTAGTGAACTATGAGCCACAATTATTCCACGGAATAGTAGCACAGGTTCCTTTTGTAGATGTAGTTACCACAATGCTGGATGATACTATTCCTTTGACTACCGGAGAATATGATGAATGGGGAAATCCAAATGATAAAGAATATTATCATTATATGAAAGAATACTCTCCTTATGACAATGTAGAAGCTAAAGAGTATCCACATATGCTGATCACTACCGGGTTCCATGATTCTCAGGTACAGTATTGGGAACCTGCAAAATGGACAGCAAAGCTAAGAGAGGTAAAGACAGACGATAATATTTTAGTATTTAAAACAGATATGAGCTCCGGGCATGGAGGCGCAAGCGGAAGATTTGAATCTTTGAAAGAAGACGCATTGGAATTCGCATTTTTATTAAAATTAGAAAATCAAAAAGAATGA
- a CDS encoding polyprenol monophosphomannose synthase, with product MKKLVIIPTYNEKENIENIISAVFALEDDFHILVVDDTSPDGTGELVKELQKRNPHYLHLSVRHTKDGLGKAYIHGFKWALENNYDYIFEMDADFSHNPNDLPKLFEACLNADMAIGSRYSKGVNVVNWPMGRVLLSYFASKYVRFVLGLPIHDTTAGFVCFSRKVLEEIGLDNVRLKGYGFQIEMKFRAYKKNFKIVEVPIIFTNRILGESKMNGGIIHEAVFGVLNLKWKSIINRL from the coding sequence ATGAAAAAACTAGTCATTATCCCAACTTATAACGAAAAGGAAAATATTGAAAATATTATTTCCGCGGTTTTTGCATTGGAGGACGACTTTCATATTTTAGTAGTAGATGATACTTCTCCGGATGGAACGGGAGAGCTGGTGAAGGAATTGCAGAAGAGAAATCCGCACTATCTGCACCTGTCCGTAAGACATACAAAAGATGGATTGGGGAAAGCATATATTCATGGATTTAAATGGGCGCTGGAAAACAATTATGATTACATCTTTGAGATGGATGCCGATTTTTCGCATAATCCTAATGACCTTCCCAAACTTTTTGAAGCCTGCCTGAATGCTGATATGGCCATCGGGTCCAGATATTCAAAAGGAGTGAATGTGGTCAACTGGCCTATGGGAAGAGTATTACTTTCTTATTTTGCATCCAAATATGTAAGATTTGTTTTAGGGCTTCCTATTCATGATACTACAGCCGGGTTTGTATGCTTTTCAAGAAAAGTACTGGAAGAAATAGGCCTTGATAATGTAAGGCTGAAAGGATATGGATTTCAGATAGAAATGAAATTCAGAGCTTATAAAAAGAACTTCAAAATTGTAGAAGTACCTATTATATTCACCAACAGAATTTTAGGAGAAAGCAAAATGAATGGAGGGATTATTCATGAAGCCGTATTTGGAGTTTTAAATTTAAAATGGAAATCCATTATCAATAGATTATGA
- a CDS encoding SRPBCC domain-containing protein, which yields MESNIIFNKDFDAKSTYVMKIYDADVSKVWDYFTKSELLDQWWGPKPWRCETINQDFKEDGVWLYSMVGPNGDRGYAQFRYGEIMEHRSIDWMSAFCDEKGTVNEDFPPSKWLVGFTGVEEGTKVTVNIHYQSQEVMKKLFDMGFEGGFTMGLNQLEEILSK from the coding sequence ATGGAATCTAATATCATTTTTAACAAAGATTTTGACGCAAAGAGCACTTATGTCATGAAAATTTATGATGCTGATGTTTCAAAAGTATGGGACTATTTTACCAAATCCGAATTGCTGGATCAATGGTGGGGCCCTAAACCCTGGAGATGCGAAACAATAAATCAGGATTTTAAAGAAGATGGAGTCTGGCTTTATTCAATGGTCGGACCAAATGGTGACAGAGGATATGCCCAATTCAGATATGGAGAAATCATGGAGCACAGGAGTATCGACTGGATGAGTGCTTTTTGTGATGAAAAAGGAACTGTGAACGAAGATTTTCCACCATCAAAGTGGCTGGTCGGTTTTACTGGGGTGGAAGAAGGAACAAAAGTAACCGTCAATATTCATTATCAATCTCAGGAAGTCATGAAAAAATTGTTTGATATGGGATTTGAAGGAGGTTTTACCATGGGGCTGAATCAGCTGGAGGAGATTCTGAGTAAATAA
- a CDS encoding DUF4271 domain-containing protein: MPSSQNFINHVRIPENNDWVIFILVGCIFLYVFMMNIIERDASLKDFLLQKYFDASNNLPSWIITSCVTTLTLSVLVSQYIPIVPKYIADLQLFGYQLNKFGYTLIAILFFYLTKSTLGFLFYQSIGDGKKWSIFYFTSTKFYFILSFLLIILCVAHYYFPIDRNRIFLYYFCFFAFVFIFKVFFYLFHKNKILPEKWYYKFLYICTLQIAPLLLLWKLLFF, from the coding sequence TTGCCGTCATCACAAAACTTCATCAACCATGTAAGAATACCTGAGAACAATGACTGGGTAATCTTTATACTCGTAGGCTGTATATTTTTATATGTTTTTATGATGAACATTATAGAAAGGGATGCCAGTCTGAAAGATTTTCTGCTTCAGAAATATTTTGATGCAAGCAACAACCTTCCCAGCTGGATCATCACCTCGTGTGTAACGACTCTTACTTTGTCTGTTTTAGTTTCACAGTACATCCCGATAGTCCCTAAATACATTGCAGACCTCCAGCTTTTTGGATATCAGCTCAATAAATTTGGCTATACCCTTATTGCGATACTGTTCTTTTATCTGACAAAATCTACATTAGGTTTTCTATTTTACCAAAGTATAGGTGACGGAAAAAAATGGTCTATTTTTTATTTTACCTCCACTAAGTTTTATTTTATACTGTCATTTTTGCTGATAATCCTTTGTGTAGCGCACTATTATTTCCCTATAGACAGAAATAGGATCTTTCTATATTATTTCTGCTTTTTTGCTTTTGTGTTCATATTTAAAGTTTTTTTCTATTTATTTCACAAGAACAAGATTCTTCCAGAGAAATGGTATTATAAATTTTTGTATATTTGCACCCTCCAAATCGCACCATTATTATTGCTTTGGAAGTTGTTATTTTTTTAA